Proteins encoded together in one Meles meles chromosome 7, mMelMel3.1 paternal haplotype, whole genome shotgun sequence window:
- the LOC123947519 gene encoding cationic amino acid transporter 3-like isoform X1, whose protein sequence is MLCKVLRRFGQKLVHRRPLEQKVVEFEFGRRLSTLDLVALGVGRTVGVGVYFLANEVAGNQAGPSIVICFLVAGLTSLLAGLCYAEFSARVPHSGSAYLYTYVTIGEIWAFVTGWNLILSFVADAFIVVQAWILTFDNLIGNRISETQHESISQHVPQVFAGNLGYFAVVLLLLLTEIQNLRYHEYYIVFKMFTLVKLLVLGFVIISGFIKGDVHNWKLTEEDYIKARLNDTSSLGPLGSGGFMPFGFQGILRGSATCFYAFIGFSIIVTRVKESHSPRCSIPKGIVVSLFICFLVYFGVSTALTLMVPYYHLRPGSTLPEAFLHIGWVPAYYVVAFAIYCSIFVGIYWGFMFPIRRMIYMMAKDRLLFPFLARIRTGTYARIMSTVFFGIVAAIMVFFFGLTDLLDLRSIGTLISYSLVALCVLILRYEPERRKRGNKAQVQEENGGNEAQVQEENGGNVTQMQGETAPVAEKLSLLQGLFFPGSPTPTPLSGQIVCVCSSLLVLLLILLCLVLMHWPGLLSGDPMPITVVVLLLVLITGTTGVIWRQPESSTPLHFKVPGVPLLPLLSIFLNVCLMMQMTADTWATFGVWMLIGFALYFSYGIRQSLVS, encoded by the coding sequence ATGCTGTGTAAGGTACTTCGCAGATTTGGTCAAAAGCTGGTACACAGACGTCCGCTGGAGCAAAAGGTGGTTGAGTTTGAATTTGGCAGAAGACTGAGCACTCTGGATTTAGTGGCCCTGGGTGTGGGCCGCACAGTGGGTGTAGGTGTATATTTCCTGGCTAATGAGGTGGCCGGTAATCAAGCAGGACCATCCATTGTGATCTGCTTTTTGGTGGCCGGCTTGACTTCATTGTTGGCTGGACTGTGCTATGCAGAGTTTAGTGCCCGGGTTCCCCATTCTGGCTCGGCATATCTCTACACCTATGTCACTATAGGTGAAATCTGGGCCTTCGTCACAGGCTGGAACCTCATCCTCTCCTTTGTTGCTGATGCATTCATTGTAGTTCAGGCATGGATATTAACTTTTGACAATCTGATTGGGAACCGGATCTCTGAGACCCAGCATGAGAGCATTTCACAACATGTTCCCCAAGTCTTTGCAGGCAATCTAGGCTATTTTGCTGTGGTTCTTCTGTTGTTGCTCACAGAAATTCAAAATCTGAGATATCATGAGTACTACATAGTTTTCAAAATGTTCACATTGGTGAAACTTTTGGTACTTGGTTTTGTCATCATCTCTGGCTTCATTAAGGGGGACGTGCACAACTGGAAGCTCACAGAAGAAGACTATATAAAGGCCAGACTCAATGATACCTCTAGCTTGGGCCCTCTGGGCTCTGGAGGATTCATGCCTTTTGGCTTCCAGGGAATTCTCCGTGGATCAGCTACTTGTTTTTATGCATTTATAGGTTTCAGCATTATTGTTACCAGAGTCAAAGAATCACACAGTCCCAGGTGTTCTATCCCCAAGGGCATTGTGGTTTCACTGTTCATCTgctttttggtgtattttggtgtTTCTACAGCACTTACACTCATGGTTCCTTACTATCACCTTCGACCTGGGAGCACCTTGCCTGAGGCATTTCTCCATATTGGCTGGGTCCCTGCCTACTATGTTGTAGCTTTTGCAATTTATTGTAGTATTTTTGTTGGCATCTATTGGGGATTTATGTTCCCCATACGTAGGATGATATACATGATGGCAAAGGATCGCCTCCTGTTCCCTTTTCTTGCCAGGATCCGTACTGGCACATATGCCCGTAtcatgtccactgtgttctttggCATTGTCGCAGCAATCATGGTATTCTTCTTTGGACTCACTGATCTTCTGGACCTCAGGTCAATTGGGACCCTCATATCTTATTCCCTGGTGGCTCTTTGTGTTCTCATCCTCAGGTATGAGcctgagaggaggaagaggggaaataaAGCACAGGTGCAGGAGGAGAATGGGGGAAATGAAGCACAGGTGCAGGAGGAGAATGGGGGAAATGTAACGCAGATGCAGGGGGAGACTGCACCTGTAGCAGAGAAGCTGAGTTTGTTACAGGGACTATTTTTCCCaggcagccccacccccactccactctCTGGCCAGATTGTCTGTGTTTGCTCTTCACTGCTTGTTCTGCTGCTGATTCTCCTCTGCCTGGTGCTGATGCACTGGCCAGGTCTGCTTTCTGGAGACCCAATGCCAATCACTGTGGTTGTGCTGCTCCTTGTGCTCATCACTGGGACTACTGGGGTCATCTGGAGACAGCCAGAGAGCTCCACTCCCCTACACTTTAAGGTCCCTGGTGTGCCTCTCCTTCCACTACTGAGCATCTTTTTGAATGTTTGCCTTATGATGCAGATGACAGCTGACACCTGGGCCACATTTGGTGTCTGGATGTTGATTGGGTTTGCTCTCTACTTCAGCTATGGCATCCGGCAAAGCCTGGTCTCTTAA